Part of the Falco biarmicus isolate bFalBia1 chromosome 4, bFalBia1.pri, whole genome shotgun sequence genome, GCAATAATTCCTATAGCCATTTAGTTAACAAATTGTGGAGTTTTAAgttttttcaaatacttgttCTGAAGTCTGTCAGTTCTGAAGCTTCTTGAATATCAAATTAATACTATTGTCCATAGTCCTTTGTACGCTATTTCCTTTGGACTCTAAAGTAATAGTTAAGTTCTGATTTGttcaacagaaaagcaagctatccttttccagctccttcagaatagcaaataattttatttatttaaacataagCTTAGACGTTTAATCTCTTGGAAAGCCCCTTGCTGTGCGAGCTTCCTTTCTACTGTTCTAGCCTAATTATCTCCTTTTAATACTTCTGTTCCTTCCCCTACCTCTGAGgtttcttttctattaaaactTTGTGCCTCAGGAAAACTTCTAACTGCCTTGTATCCCACCTAGATTAATTACACTTGCTATATGAGCCACCTTTAGGATTGAGAGCAGCATACTTTAAAAAGCTTATGTAGTAGCTCTTAGAAgaagagtttatttttcctaaggtttcattttcaaagtcaTAACCATTAACCATTGTCAGTAGTTAGACTAATTAAGAAACAGATAAGCTTTTTACATGGCTGTGGCAATACTTCCATCTTGGTATCGTCAGCTGCTTGTAATTCTCTAGATCTTTGGCTGTTACAAACCAATATGGCCTCCTTGACTTCACTGGCATTATTACCAGCCAGACTTTTTATGCTCACTGTGGAGGTAGGAAGGGGCATGTCTAAAATTAGTGTTTCTTCTGACCCTGTCTTCATGAGAAAGGTAACTTTTCTGTTggtatttgtttgtttcaaatcacagctttctatttcagaaaaataaatgaaagaaaatctttagaCTAGCCTTTCATCCTAAAATATAAATGCTATTACACTACTACTTGTTTCTTGCTAGAATACTAAGCAAGGTGTGAAATTCTAGTTACGTACAATACTTAATACTTACTCAGCTGTCATCACAGGAAGCTTTACTTCAGGAATTAATTCAACTGCACTTTGCCAGTGTTGAGGTATTTCAATAAAATCTCTGTAAACTCTGATCTGTAGAGTAGTTCCTATAGGAACGTTGTGCAGGAGCTGCCCAAGCTCTTGCAAGGTCCATCCTAAAATGTTAGCATGTCCGATTTTTGTTAGAACATCACCTGCCAAGGGAGAAAATAGACAGCAATCCATTTAAGAaactttttcaattttttttaatgtttgtattaCAAAATACTTAGTCTTAACCACTGcactttcacatttttgtgtttAGCAGCTCTTCAACTGGATGtaaatttttgttgttttctattttaatgaaGGGGGGGTTTAGCTCTGTTAAGAACTAACCTTTTCACAACACTAAGGAAAGCTGTGGTTCGCTGGTTTACTTTGGGATTTTTCTGAGTGAACATGCTAAACTTCAGATTGCCTATTCAGTGCTACCTTCCACTTCTGTGAGGTTTTTAGGCAAGATAAAGGTACCGTGGTGAATGCTCTGGTCAGGACTGCTGCTTGGGACCAGACAGCCTCCAGCAAGGTTGAGCTGAGGTTACATCGCTGCACTCCTAACGGTTCTGTTGGCATCTTTCCACTGCTCCCCTGTACCTTTTCACAGCTGGAACACCCTGTCTATTTTCTATCTGCTACCTACCCTTGTATGTCACCTTGCTGTTCATGTGTTGGTATGGAGCCAAGCGTACCCCTTTCTCCACAGTGGCTAAGTTTACCCAGGTGGAGGCTGGAGAATCTGTGTAACAGCCATGTCACCTGGTATTTGTCTGGGCCCCTGATTTTCAAGGTTTGAcactctccagctgctgcctgtccctccactctgaaaacaacaaacacatgGGCACATTGCAAGACGGAGTCAAGCGAGGCCAGGGGAGAAGTAGGAGGTGCCTacaagagctgctgcagaatCTGAGGAGTTCCAGCAGAAAGTCTTAGTGatgttttttgtctttgttctaAGGGATAAGGCTGAAAATAATGTTCTTACTACCCGCTGCTAGTGGAAAGCACTGAGCTGCAGTTTTGCAAAAAGCAGTACCGCATCCAAGAACAGTACAGAAGCCCCAGTACTTGCATATACTATGGGGTATAACAAGATGGGCTTTGAGGGATTGGGGGGAGTTGCAATTACTATGAAAACTTGTAGTTTTTGGAGAGTGCAAAGGGCAAGCAGAATCAATCTGCAGCAGACCACAGCTCTATCAGTAGTCTGGCAGAAACAGTTGAACAGAGGAGCAGTATCAGTGAACGCTATGTATTGAACTGCAACAGAATAGCATAGGGGATTTAAACAAGCAGTATAGCTGCCTGCTGCCGTGTTAGGCAGAGCAAGGAGCCTCTCTCCATctgctctgttttgttcttAACCCTTTTGGGTTAAAAATGCCTGTAGCAAAAACTTACaggctttaaaattatttacctGAACTACTGACTAACAttttttcattcactttttcCACTAACTACACTTTCTACTCCATCATCATCACACCTTCTCTCCCTTCTAGCTTATCACAAGATACTGGTTCTACTGGCATGCAAAGTAGTTCTGGAACAAGAACCAGGACGGCAAATACcaaaaaagcaacataaaacattttaccAACAGTTTTATGTAAATTCTCAGTCTCAAACAGAAGGATAAATCACCTAaattatgtgttttaaaatgtatagaCATAGATGTATTTAAGCTGTAAAATATCTGCAAGATATTCTGGgcttttaatatattctttcaggattctgttttttctgcccGTACTGTCCTGGTAACACTCTTGAGCTGAGTCAAAGCCATCTCTGAACTGCAGATGTAGATAATTTTGCTCCTCTGCTCCAACATCTAGTCTGAACCACCCAGCTTTTCAGCTCATCTATCAGTTTTGTGATTGATGTCCTTCAGTGGCCGCTGAAGATTTATGTGGAGATAACCTCTTGCACTATGAAGGTATTTAGAGGAAACACACATACTAAGCAGCCCTGTATCTTCTTACTAGCATGGAGAATGGggcatgcatacatacatacaagtTTGGTGAATCTAACTATGATTTTAAGACATTGGTGCCTCTCACTACTACTGTTAatttctgcctcctccctgttAAAATCAGCAGATTAGAGCCAGGTCTTTCAAGCTATAAGCAGTAACAAAATTGTTTTTTGAGGTTTCAGTTTGAAATTGTACAGATAATACTCATCTAAATTAACTGAAGCAGTAAGTCCATAAAGACAAAACCTAattcactggaagaaaaatttctAAGCAGTGCATTCGTGCATCATGTTCTTCTCAAGTCCCATGCTCTGTACATTGTTATTAATGCCAAAATAAGTACACTGCCTGTGGTATCTTTAACAGATGGAGCTTCTATAAAATACtatcttttctgcaaaattttacAGCTTTGGTCTTAAACAGAAAGTTTTTGTAAGTTCACTCTAATGTGAATTGAACAAACTCATCTGTtagttttttttgtgtgtgtggaatgTGGTGAGTTAGATCCAGGTGCTCCATGAAGCATGCTCGAATTGTTTCTTTTGGCTCCAAAAAAACAAAGATCAGCTACAAACGGATAATGTTTGTTAGCAGTCCTCAGCCCCCTTTAAACTGTTCAATATTTGCTCCAGTAAATCAAACACATCACATGCCATAAATAATGTGACTCTTTGTAgccttttgaaaatgcttttggagcttcctttttttcaaattgGTCCAAGTAGAGCTACTCAGTTTCAGGGATTAATAGGCTATATTTTTTACCTTATAGATGTAAGCAACCAAATCAGTATCATATATATCTGCTTTTGTATACCATTGGGGCTTTTTTAGGGAACAGGTGAAAGCTATCAGCTCctaaaagaataattatttttaaaagtactcaGTTCAAATCCAAATCCATTTCTATTTTATGCTCAGaatttttccactgctttttaTACTTGGATCAAAAGTGCAAagccttttctgaaaaagaggTTAAGAACTCCACTcgatggtttttattttatcaaacAAGTAGATCTTTCTTAATTCTAAATCTTTCTGAAAGGTGTGAGAAGAAAGGACTGCCCAAATTATAAAGGTAGTGCTGGGaaaatttttctaattttaagaTATGCATTTTCACTGTACAGCCAGTAAATGTCTAAATTACTTCATTACACTCAAGTCTTAGCTTCATAGATTTCTACGTTAGAGACAATTTAATACTTGGTAATAACATAGCACGCTATCGTCCCCAAACTATATTTCATGAGTCTAATGTAATTGGTCTAGGGACCGATATGGAGCAGTCAAATTTACAGAGCTTTCAATTACAAGCTTAATATAGGTGCCTGATGTTCCACAAGAAACCTTAATAACTAGTAATAGTCCGTTAGTACTGATATGGCACATTTCAGGTTTAAGAGTACAGAGATTAGTCCATTGCCATTTTGTAACTATTCTgtataataaagaaataaaaagcaaacaataagGCAAATTAATCTCAAGCCTTCGGGAAGTTTTGTGTTACTTGTAGAGTGAAATTACTTGAACAATAATGCACTGAAGAAAGAATGATATTATTCAAGTTCAGTTGTTATATAAAGCTAATAGTCAAACTATTTTTGGACAAACCTGCTGATGAATAGGAAATCTGTTTTTGCTGGAGAACAATATATAGACTTAAATCTTGATCTGATTACGAAACAGTCACCCATATAAGCTATTTTGAGATCACAGGTATTTCATTACAATGGAGTGCTGGCACTGAGCTTTATACAGTTTGTGCtagtttcttttctctgtaattttaaattgaGTTTCTTTTGATCTGTGTAAGCATAAATAAATCAGAGACAGGCTCAAAGcataaatgcagaacaaaaatactttcaatgCTGTTAAATTTGAATATCACTGTTGGTTCTTTTTACCTGGTTTTAGCTTTCCATCGTTAGCTGCAGAGCTTTTCTCAACAAGGCTTGCTATCTGGAGATATGGCCCATTCTGTATGATTATGAGACCTAATCCTTGTTCACCCATTCTAATATTTGCCTTCAGTGTTGCAATCCGTGTGTGCTGAGAGACATCTTCCAGCGCTGGCAACTGCCCTTTGAGAAGTGAGAGGAAAATTTTACTAGTTTAAAGTGTGGCATCATTCTTCAATAAAAGGTTTAAGGAGACATTTGAGCAGATGCTGTACCCATTCTTAATTGTCCAAGCAGTTAAGACTCTCATCCTTAATTGCTTCTCTAGATAGGCACTGCCTGCTGAGTTGCTGCCAAAAAGCTGCAATAGCAATACTTATAAAAAGTTAGTGTACTCCATAAACTAGCTTTCCACAAATAAATATACTGAAGGTAGTTTTTACTTAGAAACTTATTTCTTAAAAAGTCACACATTTTACcaagagaaaaagcagtacCGCTGTTACTTAAGCATTCATTGCTAATGGCAATATATTCAGGGAAGGTACAGAGCAGCGTACAGAATAACAGAACAGAGGAGTTGTCAGCTATTAAGGACTTCAAGAAAAGATTGAATTCCtattaaaaattgatttttcaaataaatatttataaaggagattaatttctaaattttcaGCAGATTGGTTCCACACCCTACTGCTGACATGAGGGAAGGGGCTGTACTTGCCACATTTAGCacctacagaaataaaatactcttGAGCATCTGCTATCCATTAAAACACACAATACAAGTAATACAATATAAATGACATTATCCCGGTGTCTCCACCAAGAAATATAATAGGGTAATAAATTCTCCATCTCTCAAGCCTGTTCTCATCAAAAGCCAGGAAAAGTTAAGACTGTCACAAAACAAACTGCGTTctgttaaaaattacttttttttctctgttttaagaTGTAATCTCTAAATGTAACTTCTGACTAGTAGAGTACCACCAGCGTAACTGCCTGAGACCATCTCCAGCAGTCTGGAATCACTTAATGAAAACTCCCACCACTTTACCCCTCTTTAAAATATGGAAACTTGGTCATCTTTCCAATGGCTTCAGTAAAGTGTTAGATCAGCCTCTAGATGACAGCACAGAATGTCTATAAAAGAACTAAGATTGAAAGTATAGGAACATGAACATTTGACGTATCAATTTGGCTGCAGAAccaaaaaacagagaaggaagcaggaattatttgaatatttttttccttcccaatgaaaaatgcaggattttttgttgttgagtAGAATACTACATTTCATTTGGattaaatacttaatttacATGGtcatgcaagaaaagcaaaggaagaccCACTGTGGAACACACTTTcataataacaattaaaaaaagcgTACTTTAATTAGAAGGCAGAATCCTGACTTTGTTACTTCTTAGTGCATGAAGTTATCTTGCTGGACATGAGAGATTTAAAACCATGAAAGCTGGGACTAATCCAAAGCCTACAAAATATTTAGGATGAATGCTAATATTCACACTTTTAGACGAGACTCTTGTCTTTTTACTGTTCTTGATATGAGTCTATATAGTCTCCAAGAAAGgtggattttctcttttttctgtgcTACAGAAAGTTTAGACACTTAACAGAACTTCCATTACAGTTCCCCTAACACTGTCCCAGTTTTCTCCAACATCACCCTTCAATTCTGCAGTTTCTACAGCCAGCAGCATAGGATCTCATCCAATCCTCTTCTGTTGAAGAAAcatccttttcctctttgtcaTCTGCCTATGATTCTGTTCCAAATACTCAACCTCAAGAGCAGAAATGCCTCTTGACACTAAGAAAATTTGGGGCACTGGGGGCTCTGTGAAAAAGATAACGTGTTTGGTGGCACAAGGACTTAAAAAGTTTGAGATACTGAAATATAGCACTGGAAGAGtaatgctgcagcagcagtgaggagAAGGAAGtgaacagaggaagaaatgacCAAAAGAGATGGATACTCACTCTTGGGTTCATCTTCAGCCATTGGTGAAGACTCTGTATGTTCCATTGAGTCCAGAGGAAGGGCTTTTTCTACGGAGCCAAAACCCCTGAACAGGTGTGTCCTAGGTAAGCCTCTTGGAAATGTGCTACTGGTCCACGATGGCCTATGGAGGAAAAGTCTACCAGTAGATGAGGAGGCAACAACCCCTAGCAACTGTTCAGAACGCTGGGGCAGGCAGGTTCTGagccccaccagcaccacacCAGTAACACAGGCACAGGGAAATCTGGCGCGGGGCAGAGGATGTATCTGCATCTGGTGTATTGTTTCAGCCCAAGAGAAGTAATTTGATTTAGGCTGCCTGTCTGTCAGTACCGCAACCCTGTCTGAGGCCCCAAAGCTTCCTGCAGAACCCATAGCTGGTGGAGTCCTTCCATTTCCTAATAGTCATTTCCTAACAAACCTGAGCAAGATTAAATAACTGACTGTACAGCCTGCAGAGTATGAAGACTGGATTCTGTCCCTGTTTCTGACTTCATACTTGCCTGTGTATGAAAAGCCAATGAAAACCATATCTTCACTTTGTGCACCCTCTCCACCCCTCCTTCCCTTACTCCTTTTGCCATGAAGCTGAGTTATTTGGAGACAAATTCATTTTGAGGTAGACTTTTACATAATGCTTGtattaaaagctatttaaatacCACTTAAAGCCAGATTATAGGATAGTTGCAGGTGATTCTCAGAAATAACTTCTCAAGGCTGCTGGATTCCCATTGTTACTGCAATatagttttaaaatcttttaaataaaaaatggattGTTCCCTTTCTTCCATGCACCAATTGTTCCCTTTTTAAAGGGAataatttcagctgtttttcatCAAAAGTCTTCCTATTTTCTCCACCCTTAAGAAAATCTGTCAAGACTAGGTGATTTCAGTAGAACCTAAGCACAGCTCTTGTCCTACTGATTGCTGTTGAACACTTTAAGATTACTTTACTAGTATCTCCATTTTGTTTGTATAGTCTCCCATCTACATAAAAGacttacataaaaataaacagcatggACAGTCACCCGCTTGGCTTCCCAGTATGTTCTGTGTAGACCAGTTATGCTGCTCTGGAAAAAACAGGTGAGCGCTCACTGTTAGAACGGAAAAAATATGTAAGCTGTTGGGTATTTTTCAAGTATCTGTAAATGTGGGGGCTACTAGATTGATGTAGTTCAGCATTCCCATGCCCAAATCGAATTCCCACGCTACAATATTGAGGCCACAGAGTTACTGTGGCCAAAACTAGGCTGGTTTCCCACATTTGGGGCATTGTTCATTCTCTGCCTGTGGATTCTCCCACACTTCGATATAGCTGAATCCATGGGAAAGCATGTCATCAAAAATCACTCGGTTTGGGCGAGTTTTCCAGTCAAGATTAATTAGGTTTTCTCTCAAACATACAGCATAGACAGCAATGCAATGTAGCGCTTTTGAGGTGCTCCACAGCCAGATAAGGTCTGGAGGAACCCCCAGGTTCAGtcctcctgcttcccctgtTGTACCTTTGCcacagaagaaattctgaaatttaagCTCCTGCCTGTCCTTTCAAAGGGATGGAGAGCCCCAGCGACGGTCCCTCAGCCCTCTCTTTTACACAGAGCTTGAGCAACTTGCTCGTTCCCGCCCTCCGTGCATCGCTCCCTTTGGGGGCCAGTcaggccctgcccgggggcACCCCGACTGAGAGCACCCCGCCTCAGGGCTCGGGCCCGGGCAGGGGCAACGGGCGGAGCCCCGCGTACCTCGCCTGAAATCCACCTCTGGGGACGCGGGAGGGCGGCCAAGGACCAGTCCGCCGGGCCCCCTCGGGGGAAGGCGGGAGGGGACGAGGCGGAGCCGAGTCCCCGCTGCCGGCCTCCCCTCACGGCGGGCCCGCCCCTCACAGCAGGCCCCGCCCCTCACAGCAGGCCCCGCCCCTCACAGCAGGCCCCGCCCCTCACAGCAGGCCCCGCCCCTCACGGCAGGCCCGCTGCTCATAGCAGGCCCCGCCCCTCACGGCAGGCTCGCCCCTCAGCCCCTGGCAGCAGGCCACGCCCCTCGCAGCAGGCCGCGCCCCTCGCAGCAGGCCGCGCCCCTCGCAGCAGGCCGCGCCCCTCGCAGCAGGCCCGCCCTCAGGCGGTGGCGGCCCCGCCCCTGCGTCCGGAGCCCCGTGCGCACCGGCCGGCGGCAGCGCTCACTGCAGCCGCCGCGGAGTGCCCCACCCCTACCCCAGGCTCCGCCTACCGTCCCCACCCCGTCTCACCGCCTCGCCGCACGCCGCTCCCCGGAGACAGCCCGCCGCGGCCTCCaggcttccccctccccctggcggcggcggccccgccccccgcgggaAGCCCCGCCCCGCCTGGGGGTGCGCACGGGGGAGAGTGGGTTTCCCTTCCGGAGTAActgccgcccccccgcccgccgggtTCGCTTCCGGCTCCGTCCGGGGGGCCCGTTCCTGGTGCCACTGCCGAGGGGAGCGCGGGGCCCATGGAGCCGCGGCTGTGaggcgcccccggcccgggcccgcTGCGGGAGCCGGGCGGAGGCCGGAGCCGGGAGCCGCCCCAGCCGGAGGAGATGGACAAACTGACCATCATCTCAGGATGCCTCTTCCTGGCCGCCGACATCTTCGCCATCGCCAGCCTGGCGAACCCGGACTGGATCAACACCGGCGAGTCCGCGGGTGaggggggccggcggcggggacccgccgggggggcggcaggCGGCCGGGCGAGGGGCTCCGCCGGCGCCCGAGGAGACGGGGGCGGGCGGGGTGCGTGGcccgaggcggcggcggggacccGGGGAGGCTCCCCCTGAGGGGCGCtgctggggcgggggcgggggggctggctTGAGGAGAGCGCGGGGGGGCTGGCTGGCCGGGGggtggccgggccgggcccggggagTTGCGGGGGCTGCCCTCGGTGCGGCGAGGGGCGAAGCGGCCGGTCGGAGCTGGCGGGACCTCGCTGCGAGGCAGAGCCGCGGGTGGCCCGGCTGCCGCCCCCGCGGGGGAAcgagccccgccgcccggggagggggggcctGCAGAGCCACTCACCCCACTCCGCAGCTGGTGgagcggcgggccggggcgccatccccgcccgcgcccccgaGGCTCAGTCACCTTGGACAGGGAATCGGGATCGGCCGCTCCGCGCAGGTGGTGGCAGGTTGTGAATCTGCTGTGCGACACCGACGGTTCCCTTGTGGCAGGGCAGACCTTGCTGGCCTTGTCTCTttcacttcccccccccccccccccccgattaTTTCCTGCGAGCTGATTTTTATCAGCTTTCAAGCCCAGACCCcatgtggtttttattttagaaagtgaTGTGGgtttctttaaaagaacaagGATTTGTGCGCCTGTCGTTTTACTAATGATGTAATTGTATGAACAATTTATTTCAGCCTGTTGATAAGGACCTGCGTGTTCTGATCCATGGAGTGGGGAGAGATAATAGGAGGGCTGCTCTTTGGTCTCGTGTCCCAGAGAAACCCAAATTTCCGTGTCAGGAAAGGAAGCCATCCTTGCTGCAAACAGATGAAACTAACTTAGCCACCTTTTCCTAAACTTCTAAGTTCCAAGCGAACCACAGGTATAGAATAGAGAAAAGTGATCTTGGGGTAAAGGCTTCAGTCATAAATTCTTGCAGAGggtttaaaaaattctgtttgtctGTCTCGCGTGTAAGTGGGTTGAACTGGTTGAAACGGAgtcatattttctttattctgatGAGGCAGAGTATCAAAAATGTTGGATATTAGGGATTGATGACTGGGCATTTCCTTTGACCAGGCTTATGCTTATGGTTTCTTCAAATTGCTTCTAGTTATGTGGTCTAGAACCTGGTCTTTCCTGCACAGTCCAGAGGAGAGGGACAAGTCCTTTCCCAAAGTGCAGCATTCAGGAACTCCCTAGATGACTTCACTGTTCCTCCTGTAGCTATTTGTGATGATCTTGCTGCCTATGGCT contains:
- the PDZD9 gene encoding PDZ domain-containing protein 9 isoform X1 gives rise to the protein MGSAGSFGASDRVAVLTDRQPKSNYFSWAETIHQMQIHPLPRARFPCACVTGVVLVGLRTCLPQRSEQLLGVVASSSTGRLFLHRPSWTSSTFPRGLPRTHLFRGFGSVEKALPLDSMEHTESSPMAEDEPKRQLPALEDVSQHTRIATLKANIRMGEQGLGLIIIQNGPYLQIASLVEKSSAANDGKLKPGDVLTKIGHANILGWTLQELGQLLHNVPIGTTLQIRVYRDFIEIPQHWQSAVELIPEVKLPVMTADTSEDAEDEDDTGSSSDDDDVDLETFQYTSSQSYCSEFTCKLPPPSKIWQISDTSQTLRVGTGNVCDVVLHDDVEALCNPEFDTGGVRPPSYGAKENNETSSSSSCSSVSDTSYLEEFAFVSE
- the PDZD9 gene encoding PDZ domain-containing protein 9 isoform X2 codes for the protein MGSAGSFGASDRVAVLTDRQPKSNYFSWAETIHQMQIHPLPRARFPCACVTGVVLVGLRTCLPQRSEQLLGVVASSSTGRLFLHRPSWTSSTFPRGLPRTHLFRGFGSVEKALPLDSMEHTESSPMAEDEPKSDVLTKIGHANILGWTLQELGQLLHNVPIGTTLQIRVYRDFIEIPQHWQSAVELIPEVKLPVMTADTSEDAEDEDDTGSSSDDDDVDLETFQYTSSQSYCSEFTCKLPPPSKIWQISDTSQTLRVGTGNVCDVVLHDDVEALCNPEFDTGGVRPPSYGAKENNETSSSSSCSSVSDTSYLEEFAFVSE
- the PDZD9 gene encoding PDZ domain-containing protein 9 isoform X3; protein product: MLFIFMPSWTSSTFPRGLPRTHLFRGFGSVEKALPLDSMEHTESSPMAEDEPKRQLPALEDVSQHTRIATLKANIRMGEQGLGLIIIQNGPYLQIASLVEKSSAANDGKLKPGDVLTKIGHANILGWTLQELGQLLHNVPIGTTLQIRVYRDFIEIPQHWQSAVELIPEVKLPVMTADTSEDAEDEDDTGSSSDDDDVDLETFQYTSSQSYCSEFTCKLPPPSKIWQISDTSQTLRVGTGNVCDVVLHDDVEALCNPEFDTGGVRPPSYGAKENNETSSSSSCSSVSDTSYLEEFAFVSE